The following proteins come from a genomic window of Larimichthys crocea isolate SSNF chromosome III, L_crocea_2.0, whole genome shotgun sequence:
- the acsl2 gene encoding long-chain-fatty-acid--CoA ligase 1, with translation MLFQEWLETLRSSAGLKGSGSESEDLWSLLPSLPLSSFSLSSLSLSRSSLLGLGALASITAYWLVTRPRPMRPPCDLQAQSVAVNGDPSCRRSALLKDDSLLEFYYDDTRTAYDMFQRGVRIAGNGPCLGFRKPGQPYEWISYAEVAERAQLLGSGLLAKGCQPNPNQFVGIFAQNRPEWIISELGCYTYSMAVVPLYDTLGAEAMVHILNLAEISLVICDREEKAATLLENKEKGATPKLSCLVLFNDFSDAFVERAKNCEVEVLKLDQLMELGRQNLKDPVPPQPQDLAVVCFTSGTTGKPKGAMITHGNIASNTSSVIKILEGSFVFQQDDVSISYLPLAHMFERMIQVSMFCAGARVGFYQGDISLLMDDIKTLKPTFFPVVPRLLNRIYDKILGSVNSPLRRALLHYAVKRKQAELSSGVVRNNSLWDKLVFNRIQASLGGNLRFALTASAPISPTVLSFLRATMGCLIFEGYGQTECTAGCTFSMPGDWTAGHVGAPLPCAMVKLVDIPDMNYYAKNGDGEICIRGPSVFRGYLKDPERTSEALDSDGWLHSGDVGQWLPNGTLRIIDRKKHIFKLSQGEYIAPEKIENVYMRCVPVLQVFVHGDSLQSHLIGIVVPDPEVFVDWAKERGIVGSYEELCQNPDVKKAVLEDMNAEGKRAGLKSFEQVKDLYLHPETFSVANGLLTPTLKSRRVDIRRVFQEQIANMYSKTAI, from the exons ATGCTTTTCCAGGAGTGGTTAGAGACACTTCGTTCCAGCGCTGGACTCAAAGGATCAGGATCAGAATCAGAGGACTTGTGGAGTCTTCTGCCATCCCTGCCTCTGTCCTCCTTCTCCCTGtcctccctgtctctgtcaCGCTCCTCTCTGCTCGGTTTAGGAGCCTTGGCCTCCATCACTGCGTACTGGCTGGTGACCCGTCCTCGACCCATGCGACCTCCGTGTGATCTACAAGCCCAGTCTGTGgctgtgaat GGAGATCCCAGCTGCAGGCGGTCGGCTCTCCTTAAAgatgactcactgctggagttTTACTACGATGACACCAGGACGGCCTACGACATGTTCCAGAGAGGCGTGAGAATCGCAG GAAATGGCCCGTGTCTTGGCTTCAGGAAACCGGGGCAGCCCTACGAGTGGATCTCCTACGCCGAG GTGGCGGAGCGGGCTCAGTTGCTGGGCTCTGGGCTGCTGGCTAAAGGCTGCCAGCCGAACCCGAATCAGTTTGTCGGGATATTTGCACAAAACAGACCAGAG TGGATCATCTCAGAGCTGGGCTGCTACACTTACTCCATGGCGGTGGTTCCTCTGTACGACACACTGGGGGCGGAGGCGATGGTCCACATACTGAACCTGG CTGAGATCTCTCTGGTGATCTGTGACCGGGAGGAGAAGGCAGCCACTTTATTGGAGAACAAGGAGAAAGGCGCGACTCCGAAGCTCTCCTGCCTGGTTCTCTTTAACGACTTCAGCGACGCGTTCGTGGAGAGGGCGAAAAACTGCGAGGTGGAGGTTTTGAAACTGGATCAGCTCATG GAGCTGGGAAGGCAGAACCTCAAAGATCCTGTG CCGCCCCAGCCTCAGGATCTGGCCGTGGTTTGCTTCACCAGTGGAACCACAG GGAAGCCCAAGGGAGCCATGATCACCCACGGCAACATCGCCTCCAACACTTCCTCTGTCATTAAGATCCTGGAG GGTTCGTTTGTGTTCCAACAAGACGACGTGTCGATCTCGTACCTGCCGCTTGCCCACATGTTTGAGAGGATGATTCAG GTCTCGATGTTCTGCGCCGGGGCCAGAGTTGGCTTCTACCAAGGCGACATCTCTCTCCTTATGGACGACATTAAAACTCTCAAACCTACCTTCTTTCCTGTTGTGCCTCGTTTACTCAATCGCATTTATGACAAG ATCCTGGGTTCTGTGAACTCTCCGTTGCGACGGGCTTTGCTTCACTACGCCGTGAAAAGAAAGCAGGCAGAGCTCAGCAGCGGAGTTGTACGTAACAACAGTCTGTGGGACAAACTGGTGTTCAACAGGATTCAG GCCAGTTTAGGAGGTAACCTGCGGTTCGCCCTGACCGCTTCAGCACCCATCTCCCCCACTGTGCTGTCCTTCCTCAGAGCCACCATGGGCTGTCTGATCTTTGAGGGTTACGGACAGACGGAGTGCACCGCAGGCTGCACTTTCTCTATGCCGGGCGACTGGACTGCAG GTCACGTCGGTGCTCCCTTGCCCTGTGCCATGGTGAAGCTGGTGGACATCCCCGACATGAACTACTATGCTAAGAACGGAGATGGAGAG atctgtATTCGTGGCCCCAGTGTGTTCAGAGGTTACTTGAAGGATCCAGAAAGGACATCTGAAGCCTTGGACAGCGACGGCTGGCTGCACAGTGGAGACGTGGGCCAGTGGCTTCCA AACGGGACACTACGCATCATTGACAGGAAGAAGCACATCTTCAAGTTGTCCCAGGGAGAGTACATCGCTCCGGAGAAGATAGAAAACGTCTACATGCGTTGTGTTCCTGTGCTGCAGGTGTTCGTGCACGGAGATAGTTTACAG TCTCATCTAATAGGCATAGTTGTGCCTGACCCTGAGGTGTTTGTTGACTGGGCTAAGGAGCGAGGGATTGTGGGATCCTACGAAGAGCTGTGCCAGAATCCC GATGTAAAGAAGGCGGTATTAGAGGACATGAACGCCGAGGGGAAGCGAGCAGGGCTGAAGTCCTTTGAACAA GTGAAGGACCTTTACCTGCATCCAGAGACGTTCAGTGTCGCCAACGGCCTCCTCACCCCCACGCTGAAAAGTAGACGCGTCGACATCCGCAGGGTCTTTCAGGAACAGATAGCAAACATGTACAGCAAGACGGCCATTTAA